From a region of the Falsibacillus albus genome:
- a CDS encoding flagellin N-terminal helical domain-containing protein — protein sequence MLITGTGLDKLLTNKMKRTETKLQKTLEKLATGQRIRIAADDSSGLAISQKMRALVRGSHQAIRNVQDAHSLAQVADGAMQEITGIMQRMRELTVQAMNGTNTEVNGNSSSLTSADTVAIQNEVDQLKMNLSEIVHHTTFNGMKILSNKTPSDFIYENRTADKVIQLSKTSETSFVDVKMNHVGYNRITPPDIQTDYNPQILNPSTSTITETPVSYVGTTVADHTPRWSSDGTSILFSSSRDGGQYVVPSDGSSDPVENIGVPGAGQKMVSDNGLMRLRFSGSSLYLDKRSSSTSSWSNYQVYTSYNGNDGSGGFSFSPIVDGSGNTSFVFSDDEGNIQKVDVNLFTKTVSGSPAPVIPETDTLNLPPTNNSMSLPGTPNLYNLNTSDASLTIQKVNDDGPRVLTYWDGSGLSPSGGYYTISGSNVTFFGDAIIGNEGNDDAQDYYSFSFNSDGSQNDVFTTSIPAGAEIYNMHGENGPRSLKITVGGISVGQSQLLAARPSDVEGTNGVYVDATSGKIEFYGDLRPAYNESVSVEYLDDHDSRNGIPTFNIASGIDTYNLTDSDLTANRSIRVYVGGTEIAYDSTKTNGYTYENGKISLYGDARPDLATNPLISIEYIKDNSSTSDQVYGIKLNDFPEIYYLGSNVSPSSIRVYRNSGEEISYSNVDGYQYNPATNTLELYGMSRPDVGDRYTIQMIAANGDIDRFDDRVEVPLTHDPETYGTGSPSTMKVIVDGIEINYDSTKSNGFYYNNGTNKIELYGDARPDAGNYSNPDVEVYYVYESPATIVGNDSYDFRLNPSTLDYGVSTQTQPRAIRVYQNGVEVPFDKDDGYTYDTGSQTLSLHGSYRPTKDDNTGDFQVYSLTSSALNESIPPNSYVNKVLINGQEIQKSVSSSSDGYYVNGEKVEIVGNARPDISNGTGSVSLQVQYFDSIEIPLNNNMPNHYFDPYCEHETPMDLMNSDIDPDQLTVSIDGTEISKDKFMLENNKVVLKPEALTLNLGSHDVKVDYRARIGLGYEPNSFTYQVGANAGQNYNVQISSFDNMLRETSIVCVRNQKDAEKGLGVIDHALDFVLKELGCVGAVENTLDHMAKMLSINEETTTASMSRIQDGDIAKGAMEMVKQQILSQAQQAMASQIKQSQVQVLELLK from the coding sequence ATGTTAATCACAGGAACCGGATTGGATAAATTGTTAACGAATAAAATGAAGCGGACGGAAACGAAGTTGCAGAAAACGTTGGAAAAGCTGGCGACAGGGCAGCGGATTCGGATTGCTGCAGATGATTCATCTGGGTTGGCGATCAGCCAGAAAATGCGGGCGTTGGTACGGGGGAGCCACCAGGCCATCCGGAACGTTCAGGATGCTCATTCGTTGGCGCAGGTGGCAGATGGAGCTATGCAGGAGATTACCGGTATCATGCAGCGTATGCGTGAGCTCACCGTTCAAGCGATGAATGGAACGAATACAGAGGTAAATGGAAATTCATCTTCATTAACATCTGCTGATACCGTAGCCATCCAAAACGAAGTCGATCAATTAAAAATGAACTTGAGCGAAATTGTTCATCATACTACCTTCAATGGCATGAAAATTTTATCGAATAAAACACCAAGTGACTTTATTTATGAAAACCGCACTGCAGATAAAGTGATTCAACTCTCAAAGACATCTGAAACAAGTTTCGTTGATGTTAAAATGAATCATGTTGGCTATAACCGAATTACACCACCTGATATCCAAACGGATTATAATCCACAAATATTGAACCCATCCACTTCTACAATTACGGAAACTCCTGTATCCTATGTGGGAACGACGGTCGCTGATCATACCCCTCGATGGTCATCTGATGGGACTTCCATTCTCTTTTCCTCAAGCCGGGATGGCGGACAGTATGTAGTGCCATCAGATGGATCCTCGGATCCGGTGGAGAATATAGGTGTGCCAGGAGCAGGTCAGAAAATGGTAAGCGATAACGGTTTGATGAGACTTCGATTTTCGGGTTCATCCCTTTATTTAGATAAACGGTCTTCATCAACAAGTTCTTGGTCTAACTATCAGGTTTATACGTCTTATAATGGGAATGATGGCAGCGGGGGATTCAGTTTTTCGCCGATTGTCGATGGAAGCGGAAATACTTCCTTTGTATTTTCAGATGATGAAGGAAATATTCAAAAAGTAGATGTAAATCTCTTTACTAAAACTGTTTCAGGTAGTCCGGCGCCGGTGATACCGGAAACGGACACATTAAACTTACCGCCAACCAATAATTCGATGTCCCTGCCTGGAACACCAAATTTATATAATTTGAATACCTCAGATGCTTCTCTGACCATCCAAAAGGTAAATGATGATGGACCAAGGGTATTAACTTATTGGGATGGTTCGGGCTTGTCGCCATCTGGAGGCTATTACACAATCAGCGGAAGTAATGTGACGTTCTTCGGTGATGCGATCATTGGGAATGAAGGGAATGACGATGCCCAGGATTATTATTCTTTTTCCTTTAACTCAGACGGCTCTCAAAATGATGTCTTCACTACATCTATTCCAGCCGGCGCAGAGATTTATAATATGCATGGTGAGAATGGTCCGCGGTCATTAAAAATAACAGTAGGGGGTATCTCTGTTGGCCAAAGTCAATTGCTTGCTGCACGGCCTAGTGATGTAGAGGGTACGAATGGAGTATATGTTGATGCCACTTCGGGAAAAATTGAATTTTATGGGGATTTGCGACCGGCATACAATGAAAGTGTCTCAGTGGAATATTTGGACGATCATGATTCACGCAATGGCATTCCGACCTTTAATATCGCATCAGGGATTGATACTTACAATCTGACTGATTCGGATCTTACAGCAAATCGATCGATTCGGGTTTATGTAGGTGGAACAGAAATCGCTTACGATTCAACGAAAACGAATGGCTATACATATGAAAATGGAAAAATAAGCTTGTACGGAGATGCACGCCCGGATCTTGCCACCAACCCTTTGATCTCTATTGAATACATCAAGGATAATTCCAGTACATCAGATCAGGTGTATGGCATTAAATTAAACGACTTCCCTGAAATCTATTATTTAGGAAGCAATGTCTCACCAAGCTCCATCCGTGTTTATCGAAATTCAGGAGAAGAAATTTCCTATTCCAATGTGGATGGGTATCAATATAATCCTGCTACAAATACACTCGAACTATATGGTATGAGCCGTCCTGACGTAGGGGATCGCTATACCATTCAAATGATCGCTGCAAACGGTGATATTGATCGATTTGACGATAGAGTAGAGGTTCCTTTAACTCATGATCCTGAGACGTATGGTACAGGAAGTCCTTCTACCATGAAAGTGATTGTAGATGGGATTGAAATAAATTATGATTCAACGAAGAGCAACGGATTCTATTATAATAATGGAACAAATAAAATCGAGTTGTATGGGGATGCACGTCCTGATGCAGGGAATTATTCCAATCCAGATGTCGAAGTATATTATGTATATGAATCACCAGCTACAATCGTTGGTAATGATTCCTATGATTTCCGGCTGAATCCTTCTACATTGGATTACGGGGTATCAACACAAACCCAACCAAGGGCAATACGTGTTTATCAGAATGGAGTCGAAGTTCCATTCGATAAGGATGATGGATATACTTATGACACAGGCTCCCAAACCTTATCTTTGCATGGATCATATAGGCCGACAAAAGATGATAATACTGGCGATTTCCAAGTATATTCATTAACATCCAGTGCACTGAATGAATCGATTCCTCCGAATTCTTATGTAAATAAAGTATTGATAAATGGGCAAGAAATACAAAAATCGGTTTCATCCTCTAGTGACGGATACTATGTAAATGGGGAAAAGGTAGAGATTGTTGGCAATGCTAGACCTGATATTTCGAATGGAACTGGGTCGGTGTCCCTTCAAGTTCAATATTTTGATTCCATTGAAATTCCTTTAAACAACAATATGCCCAATCATTATTTTGATCCTTATTGCGAGCATGAAACGCCTATGGATTTAATGAACTCTGACATTGATCCAGACCAATTAACTGTTTCTATTGATGGAACTGAAATAAGCAAAGATAAGTTTATGTTGGAAAATAATAAAGTTGTTTTGAAACCTGAAGCTTTAACACTTAATTTAGGCAGCCATGATGTCAAAGTAGATTACCGAGCAAGGATAGGTTTAGGGTATGAACCAAATTCTTTTACCTACCAAGTTGGCGCAAATGCGGGCCAGAACTACAATGTTCAAATTTCTTCTTTTGATAATATGCTCCGTGAGACCAGCATTGTATGTGTTCGAAATCAAAAAGATGCAGAAAAAGGACTTGGAGTCATTGATCATGCTCTAGATTTTGTATTAAAGGAATTAGGTTGCGTTGGAGCAGTCGAGAATACGCTAGATCATATGGCAAAGATGTTATCCATTAATGAAGAAACGACTACCGCTTCCATGAGCAGGATTCAAGATGGAGATATTGCAAAGGGAGCAATGGAAATGGTGAAGCAGCAAATATTAAGCCAAGCGCAGCAAGCTATGGCTTCGCAGATTAAACAGTCTCAAGTACAAGTGTTGGAGCTTCTTAAATAA
- the fliS gene encoding flagellar export chaperone FliS, whose amino-acid sequence MAVNNPYQTYQNNSVSTASPGELTLMLYNGCLKFINLAKQAISKKEVEAKNTNILKAQKIIQELMVTLNTDVEVSQNMMALYDYMNRRLIEANIQNDISILEEVEGMCTEFRDTWKQVIQFNRQKQHATGGQA is encoded by the coding sequence ATGGCAGTCAACAATCCATACCAAACGTACCAGAATAACTCGGTGAGTACGGCTTCCCCCGGGGAGCTGACGTTGATGTTATACAATGGATGCTTGAAGTTTATCAATCTGGCAAAACAGGCGATCAGCAAGAAAGAGGTTGAGGCGAAGAATACGAATATCCTGAAAGCGCAGAAGATCATCCAAGAGCTGATGGTGACCTTGAACACGGATGTAGAAGTGTCGCAAAACATGATGGCGCTCTATGATTATATGAATCGCCGATTAATCGAAGCGAATATTCAAAACGATATCTCCATCCTGGAAGAAGTCGAAGGTATGTGCACGGAGTTCCGCGATACGTGGAAGCAGGTCATCCAGTTCAATCGCCAGAAGCAGCATGCCACAGGTGGTCAGGCCTAA
- the rfbB gene encoding dTDP-glucose 4,6-dehydratase, which translates to MDQGALARTILVTGGAGFIGSHFIHYWLGRYPHDHIINVDKLSYASSLDYLKGLSPDSHTFVHADLAKEKVIHRTMEQYKPDHIIHLAAESHVDQSIQSPCNFISSNIVGTFHLLEEARKLWTKEGRLETSRFVHISTDEVYGSLTKDDDAFSEESSLLPNSPYSATKAASDHLVRAYWKTYGLQTLTTRCSNNFGPHQHEEKFIPKIIHNALNHQSIPVYGNGEQIRDWLYVLDHCRAIDAVFHRGQVGEIYNIGAQNERRNLDLVSLICHILNEMKPDKELKDYKKLITFVEDRPGHDFRYAMNADKLKSELNWKPDYPFEYALKSTVRRYIKMMEEKE; encoded by the coding sequence ATGGATCAAGGAGCGCTTGCTCGAACGATATTGGTTACTGGTGGGGCGGGGTTCATCGGCTCACATTTTATCCATTATTGGCTCGGCCGATATCCACATGATCACATTATAAATGTTGATAAACTTTCCTATGCGTCAAGCTTGGACTATTTGAAAGGGTTATCCCCAGATTCGCACACATTTGTCCATGCGGATTTAGCGAAAGAAAAAGTTATTCACAGGACGATGGAGCAGTATAAGCCCGACCATATCATCCATTTGGCGGCCGAATCGCATGTCGATCAATCGATCCAATCCCCTTGCAACTTTATTTCTTCCAATATCGTCGGCACGTTTCATTTGCTGGAGGAGGCAAGAAAGCTGTGGACAAAGGAAGGCCGGCTGGAAACCTCGCGTTTTGTTCACATATCAACAGATGAGGTTTATGGAAGCCTAACCAAAGATGATGATGCATTTTCAGAGGAATCTTCGCTTTTGCCGAATTCCCCTTATTCAGCGACCAAGGCGGCGAGCGACCATCTTGTCCGTGCTTACTGGAAAACGTATGGACTGCAGACGCTCACGACAAGATGCAGCAATAACTTCGGTCCCCATCAGCATGAAGAAAAATTCATCCCCAAGATCATCCACAATGCCCTGAATCATCAATCGATTCCGGTGTACGGGAACGGTGAACAGATCCGAGATTGGCTTTATGTCCTCGATCATTGCCGGGCGATTGATGCGGTTTTCCACAGAGGACAGGTGGGAGAGATATACAACATCGGGGCTCAAAATGAGCGGAGGAACCTTGATCTTGTATCGCTCATTTGCCACATACTCAATGAGATGAAACCTGATAAGGAATTAAAAGACTACAAAAAGTTGATCACCTTTGTCGAAGACCGGCCAGGGCATGATTTCCGCTATGCGATGAATGCCGACAAACTCAAGTCCGAGTTGAATTGGAAGCCGGATTATCCATTTGAATATGCACTCAAGTCGACAGTCCGACGGTACATAAAAATGATGGAAGAGAAGGAGTGA
- the csrA gene encoding carbon storage regulator CsrA, translated as MLVLTRKNGESIKIGEEIEITVVGIKGDQVKIGINAPKHIEVHRKEIYLEIGQENEEASTGIANLLNILPKTEK; from the coding sequence ATGCTCGTGCTGACAAGGAAAAATGGAGAAAGCATCAAAATCGGTGAGGAGATCGAAATCACAGTGGTCGGAATCAAAGGAGACCAAGTCAAAATCGGCATCAACGCTCCAAAGCACATTGAGGTTCACCGCAAGGAAATCTATTTGGAAATCGGTCAGGAAAATGAAGAGGCATCAACTGGAATCGCCAATCTCTTGAATATATTGCCGAAAACAGAAAAATAA
- a CDS encoding flagellar protein FliT: protein MSAVLECFAATKRLYELTVDVPVDKRDEAIQEIESLINQRDQLLPSIQPPFSPDEEKMGKQMVRWNEEIGKNLELIKRLIKRDINGLSKKKTSVRRYMNPYENLQFDGMFYDKRK from the coding sequence ATGAGTGCAGTTCTTGAGTGCTTTGCCGCAACGAAACGGCTGTATGAGCTGACAGTAGATGTGCCGGTAGACAAACGGGATGAAGCGATTCAAGAGATTGAAAGCTTGATTAATCAACGCGATCAGCTCCTGCCGTCCATCCAGCCGCCATTTTCTCCGGATGAAGAGAAAATGGGAAAGCAGATGGTGCGCTGGAACGAGGAAATCGGCAAGAACCTTGAATTAATCAAACGTTTGATTAAGAGAGATATCAACGGTTTGTCCAAGAAAAAGACGTCGGTCCGGCGCTATATGAATCCATATGAAAACTTGCAATTCGACGGGATGTTCTACGACAAGCGGAAATAG
- a CDS encoding flagellin N-terminal helical domain-containing protein, which yields MRINHNIAALNTYRQLNSASNAQSKSMEKLSSGLRINRAGDDAAGLAISEKMRGQIRGLDQASRNSQDGISMIQTAEGALNETHSILQRMRELAVQSSNDTNTTQDRKNIQDEITQLGDEIQRIGDQTEFNTKKLLNGDADGATTSTTQVLTNNMNASNADGTTLDSLVDKDGNNLGLANGDVVTATWSINGSQKSSTFTVSDITSDSLSSITDTLSAVAGGGVASVATTAGAMVVTAANAGTSGQVNGLSFEVKSSAGVRKEAASNALSNFSTTTTAENDHADGSSNFQIGANTGQTLNLSIKDMRADTLGVRNLQVGTESQSATAIKVIDEATQKVSAERSKLGSVQNRLEHTINNLNTSSENLTAAESRIRDVDMAKEMMNQTKNSILSQAAQAMLAQANQQPQGVLQLLR from the coding sequence ATGAGAATTAATCACAATATTGCAGCACTTAACACTTATCGTCAATTGAATAGTGCATCTAATGCACAATCAAAATCCATGGAGAAATTATCTTCAGGACTTCGCATCAACCGTGCAGGCGACGATGCAGCTGGTTTAGCAATCTCGGAAAAGATGCGAGGGCAGATTCGTGGCTTGGATCAAGCATCCCGCAACTCTCAAGATGGAATTTCAATGATTCAAACTGCAGAAGGTGCATTAAACGAAACTCATAGCATCCTTCAACGTATGCGTGAATTGGCTGTTCAATCTTCCAATGATACCAACACTACTCAAGATCGTAAAAACATCCAAGATGAAATAACGCAACTTGGTGATGAAATTCAACGTATTGGTGACCAAACTGAGTTTAATACTAAGAAGCTTTTAAACGGTGATGCAGATGGTGCAACGACTTCTACAACACAAGTTTTAACTAATAACATGAATGCATCCAATGCTGATGGAACAACATTGGATAGTTTAGTTGATAAAGATGGAAATAATCTTGGACTTGCAAACGGTGACGTTGTCACAGCTACATGGTCCATAAATGGCTCACAGAAATCTTCTACTTTTACTGTTTCTGATATTACTTCTGATTCTTTAAGCAGTATAACCGATACACTTTCAGCTGTCGCTGGTGGTGGAGTGGCTTCTGTAGCAACAACAGCAGGTGCAATGGTAGTTACAGCAGCAAATGCAGGAACATCTGGACAAGTAAATGGTTTATCTTTCGAAGTGAAAAGTAGTGCTGGAGTACGCAAAGAAGCTGCTTCAAATGCACTTTCAAACTTTAGTACAACTACTACTGCTGAAAATGATCATGCAGATGGAAGTTCAAACTTTCAAATAGGCGCAAATACTGGTCAAACTTTGAACTTGTCTATTAAAGATATGAGGGCTGATACTTTAGGAGTAAGAAACCTTCAAGTGGGCACTGAAAGTCAATCAGCAACTGCAATTAAAGTAATCGATGAAGCTACACAAAAAGTGTCAGCTGAACGTTCAAAATTAGGTTCTGTACAAAACCGCTTAGAGCATACAATCAACAACTTGAACACTTCAAGCGAAAACTTAACAGCTGCTGAGTCTCGTATCCGTGACGTTGACATGGCGAAAGAAATGATGAATCAAACGAAGAACTCTATTCTTTCTCAAGCTGCTCAAGCTATGTTGGCTCAAGCTAACCAACAGCCACAAGGTGTTCTTCAATTGTTACGTTAA
- the fliW gene encoding flagellar assembly protein FliW: MKINTKYHGVMEIAQEEVWYFVNGIPGFLNEKKFILLPLEDNPLFQILQSTETTDLAFVLTNPFYFEKDYDFKVDPGTLDQISLKNEKDVAVMVIVTVKDPFEKSTANLQAPIIFNLANQQAKQMILTQTEYNTKQYIFKKLPASKG, encoded by the coding sequence ATGAAGATTAATACAAAATATCATGGAGTAATGGAAATTGCCCAAGAAGAAGTCTGGTATTTCGTGAACGGCATTCCAGGTTTTTTAAATGAAAAGAAGTTCATCCTTCTTCCATTGGAAGACAATCCTTTGTTTCAAATTTTGCAATCCACAGAAACTACCGATCTAGCGTTTGTCTTGACCAATCCATTCTATTTTGAAAAGGACTACGATTTCAAGGTTGATCCCGGAACCTTGGATCAAATCTCTTTGAAGAATGAAAAAGATGTTGCCGTAATGGTTATTGTGACCGTAAAGGATCCTTTTGAAAAAAGTACTGCTAATCTTCAGGCTCCGATTATTTTTAACCTCGCCAACCAGCAGGCCAAGCAAATGATCCTCACACAGACGGAATACAATACGAAGCAGTACATATTCAAAAAGCTTCCAGCTTCGAAGGGGTGA
- a CDS encoding flagellar hook-associated protein 2, with protein MSTLRISGLASGMDIDQMVKDLMKAEKMPLDKMNQKKTYLEWQRDDYRDVNKSLFDFSNNIFDGVMKQNTFIQKTINTSNENVAFIRNLSSTGDFSGTLDVGSIASAATMHSSSSILDASSAPIDPTKKLSDYGFTATQTIKIDSIGSDGKLDTSSQALTFDPTQETLNSLISKINKQFGVSMFYDSGTNTVAMTAKNTGNAKDASGNDVAEIQLTDSADSFLTNFLHLNLTNDAANGTTDANGQASGTKGVDASFTFNGLKTTRSSNTFSINGVEFTLKEAGTTNFSSSPDVDNILDSITKFVDEYNKLIENVNGKIDERKNRDYPPLTTEQRDAMSDKEAELWDEKAKQGTLYNDSVLSSGLNQMRNDFYSPVNGTSSTFSQLAQIGITTSSNFLDKGKLVIDPDKLKEAISKDPNGIYELFAKDGATTSDKGIARRLRDTIQKTMDGIEQKAGKTSSVNNTFTIGRDLNSLTDQIDSFNDRMKDVEDRYYRQFTAMEQAIQKSNQQATYLMNQFGGGGQ; from the coding sequence ATGAGTACGTTGAGAATCAGCGGTTTGGCCAGCGGTATGGACATCGACCAAATGGTCAAAGATTTGATGAAAGCGGAAAAAATGCCGCTTGATAAGATGAACCAAAAGAAAACCTATTTGGAATGGCAGCGCGATGATTACCGCGATGTGAATAAATCTTTGTTTGATTTCAGCAATAATATTTTTGATGGCGTAATGAAGCAGAATACATTTATTCAAAAGACGATAAACACTTCGAATGAAAATGTAGCTTTCATTCGCAACCTAAGCTCTACCGGTGATTTTTCTGGAACATTGGATGTCGGTAGTATTGCTTCTGCAGCAACGATGCATAGCAGTAGTTCTATTCTCGATGCCAGCAGTGCTCCGATTGATCCAACAAAAAAGCTGAGTGATTATGGATTTACGGCTACTCAAACTATCAAAATCGATTCAATCGGAAGTGATGGGAAGCTAGACACTTCCAGTCAGGCATTAACGTTTGATCCAACTCAGGAAACGCTGAATAGTTTAATTAGCAAAATAAATAAGCAATTTGGTGTCAGCATGTTTTATGATAGCGGCACAAATACTGTAGCAATGACTGCAAAGAATACGGGAAACGCAAAGGATGCTTCCGGGAATGATGTTGCTGAAATTCAATTGACTGATTCAGCTGACTCCTTTTTGACAAATTTCTTACATTTGAATCTTACAAATGATGCTGCGAACGGAACAACAGATGCGAACGGTCAAGCATCGGGCACTAAAGGTGTAGATGCATCGTTTACCTTTAATGGGTTAAAAACGACGCGTTCAAGCAACACCTTTTCCATTAATGGAGTGGAATTCACGCTGAAAGAAGCAGGAACTACCAATTTTTCTTCCTCTCCAGACGTTGATAATATCTTGGACTCTATCACAAAATTTGTTGATGAATACAACAAGCTCATTGAAAATGTGAACGGAAAAATCGATGAGCGGAAAAATCGTGACTACCCTCCATTGACGACTGAGCAGAGGGATGCAATGTCTGATAAGGAAGCAGAGCTTTGGGATGAAAAGGCGAAACAAGGGACGCTTTATAACGATTCCGTCCTTTCAAGCGGTTTGAATCAAATGAGGAATGATTTCTATTCTCCGGTGAATGGGACTTCATCTACTTTTAGTCAATTAGCCCAAATCGGCATCACCACTTCGAGCAATTTTTTGGATAAAGGGAAGCTCGTCATTGATCCAGACAAGTTGAAGGAAGCCATTTCGAAGGATCCGAATGGAATCTACGAGCTGTTTGCCAAAGATGGGGCGACAACTAGTGATAAGGGAATTGCAAGAAGGCTTCGTGATACGATTCAAAAAACGATGGATGGAATCGAGCAAAAGGCTGGTAAGACATCCAGCGTCAATAATACATTTACTATCGGGCGAGATTTGAACAGCTTAACCGATCAAATAGACAGTTTCAATGACCGCATGAAAGATGTAGAAGACCGCTACTACCGCCAATTTACGGCGATGGAGCAGGCGATCCAAAAATCCAACCAGCAAGCCACCTATCTAATGAATCAGTTTGGCGGCGGCGGACAGTAA
- a CDS encoding GNAT family N-acetyltransferase → MFTIRKLTPQDVDLVYEFSTEAQTRKMSLNQNSIPYASHLVWYGSFLKSANVGLIVEEHDIPIAFFRVASDGEVSITLNKDYRSKGLSHLIVNQSIHTSREFFTPELYIAFIRPENTPSIKCFTKAGFKQNGEQIVRGVKCLRFEKTFYDADGEVSE, encoded by the coding sequence ATGTTCACCATTCGCAAACTCACTCCCCAAGATGTGGACCTCGTATACGAATTCTCAACAGAAGCCCAAACAAGAAAAATGTCTTTGAATCAGAACTCCATCCCTTATGCCTCCCATCTTGTTTGGTATGGTTCTTTTCTAAAATCGGCCAATGTCGGACTGATCGTGGAGGAACATGACATTCCAATTGCTTTTTTTCGTGTAGCGTCAGATGGGGAAGTCAGCATTACATTAAATAAAGATTACCGCTCCAAAGGTTTGTCGCACCTTATCGTCAATCAATCTATACATACATCGCGGGAATTCTTCACACCAGAGCTGTATATCGCCTTCATCCGCCCGGAAAATACGCCTTCCATCAAATGTTTTACAAAAGCCGGATTCAAGCAAAATGGCGAACAAATCGTCAGAGGGGTGAAGTGTTTAAGGTTCGAAAAAACATTTTATGACGCCGATGGGGAAGTGAGCGAATGA
- a CDS encoding LbetaH domain-containing protein, whose product MVVDKSLLIYGSYGLSEVVRQLAVDTGWKIGGVVTELERDFDLIELIHNEYPPDLYEVAIALGYSSLNDRKQVMAQLHSSGYDMATLIHPKAYVCQTATIQTGAIIMNSAVVDMHASIGEGVVIWPGVVINHNAKIEEGTFLSPNSTICGYCTVGRDSFIGAGAVVVDHRIVPPESLVKAGSVFS is encoded by the coding sequence ATGGTTGTGGATAAGTCTTTATTGATATATGGGTCATATGGGCTTTCCGAAGTGGTCAGGCAGCTCGCAGTCGACACTGGATGGAAAATTGGAGGTGTCGTGACGGAATTAGAAAGAGATTTTGATTTGATCGAACTGATCCATAATGAATATCCTCCGGACTTATACGAGGTTGCGATTGCTCTAGGATACAGCAGTCTCAACGACAGAAAACAGGTGATGGCACAGCTTCATTCATCAGGTTATGATATGGCGACGCTTATCCATCCGAAAGCATATGTGTGCCAAACGGCCACGATACAAACCGGCGCAATCATCATGAACAGTGCAGTAGTTGATATGCATGCTTCCATCGGTGAAGGGGTCGTCATCTGGCCAGGGGTGGTCATCAATCATAACGCCAAAATCGAGGAAGGGACGTTTTTATCCCCCAACTCAACGATATGCGGTTATTGTACCGTTGGCAGGGATAGCTTCATCGGAGCAGGGGCGGTGGTGGTCGATCATCGCATCGTTCCGCCGGAGAGTTTGGTAAAGGCAGGAAGTGTTTTCAGTTGA
- the flaG gene encoding flagellar protein FlaG, giving the protein MIERLQGQTPNVVLNSGTVQKETTESKAAEPVQSQQVDSKQEVTKDKLEKIINSMNDFVSASNTHLKFEFHDKLKEYYVTIVDDKTQEVIKEIPSKKMLDMYAAMTEFLGLMVDKKI; this is encoded by the coding sequence ATGATTGAACGGTTGCAGGGGCAAACGCCCAATGTCGTGTTAAATTCAGGAACGGTTCAAAAAGAGACTACAGAATCTAAGGCAGCTGAACCGGTTCAATCACAGCAAGTTGATAGCAAACAAGAAGTCACAAAAGATAAATTAGAAAAAATCATCAATAGCATGAATGATTTTGTTTCAGCATCAAACACACATTTGAAATTTGAATTTCATGATAAGCTAAAGGAATATTATGTCACGATTGTTGATGATAAAACCCAAGAGGTCATTAAGGAAATCCCATCCAAAAAAATGCTGGATATGTATGCGGCGATGACGGAGTTCCTAGGGTTGATGGTGGATAAAAAGATATAA